In the Campylobacter showae genome, one interval contains:
- the rplL gene encoding 50S ribosomal protein L7/L12 — protein sequence MAITKEDVLEFISNLSVLELSELVKEFEEKFGVSAAPVMVAGGAAAGGAADAAEEKTEFNVVLVDGGDKKINVIKVVRALTGLGLKEAKDAVEQTPSVIKEGVSKDEAEAAKKELEEAGAKVELK from the coding sequence ATGGCAATTACTAAAGAGGACGTATTAGAATTTATCTCTAATCTTTCAGTATTAGAGCTAAGTGAGCTAGTAAAAGAATTTGAAGAGAAATTTGGCGTAAGCGCTGCTCCGGTAATGGTAGCAGGCGGCGCAGCAGCAGGCGGCGCAGCCGATGCAGCTGAAGAGAAAACAGAATTTAACGTTGTTCTAGTTGACGGCGGCGACAAGAAAATCAACGTTATTAAAGTCGTTCGCGCTCTTACAGGTCTTGGTCTTAAAGAGGCTAAAGACGCAGTTGAGCAAACTCCTTCTGTTATTAAAGAGGGTGTTAGCAAAGACGAGGCTGAAGCAGCTAAAAAAGAGCTTGAAGAAGCTGGTGCTAAAGTCGAACTTAAATAA
- the rplJ gene encoding 50S ribosomal protein L10: MTRNEKSEIISKLEAEFKENEAIIVCDYRGLSTKKLEALRDAARVLNVKVQIVKNTLANIALNNVEKSGMVLKDTNIFIWGDQLSATKVAAKFEETNSELFKIKTAHIDGEVASVEKVKALSKMPSRDELLAMLLQVWNAPIQNFTIGLNALKEKKEKSA, from the coding sequence ATGACGAGAAACGAAAAATCTGAAATAATCAGTAAACTTGAGGCCGAATTTAAAGAAAATGAAGCGATTATAGTTTGCGATTATCGCGGTCTTAGCACTAAAAAACTAGAAGCATTAAGAGATGCTGCTAGAGTTTTAAACGTAAAAGTTCAAATCGTAAAAAATACTCTTGCAAATATCGCTCTTAATAACGTTGAAAAGTCTGGTATGGTCTTAAAAGATACAAATATCTTTATCTGGGGCGATCAGCTTTCAGCTACTAAGGTTGCGGCTAAATTTGAAGAGACCAACAGCGAACTATTCAAAATCAAAACCGCTCATATTGACGGCGAAGTTGCAAGCGTCGAGAAGGTCAAGGCTCTATCTAAGATGCCTAGCCGTGATGAGTTACTTGCTATGCTTTTGCAAGTTTGGAATGCGCCTATCCAAAATTTCACTATTGGACTAAATGCGCTTAAAGAGAAAAAAGAAAAATCAGCATAA
- the rplA gene encoding 50S ribosomal protein L1 — protein sequence MSKKTTKRFGKLLEKVDTTKAYSLAEAIDTVKLLKSAKFDETVEIALKLNVDPRHADQMVRGSVVLPAGTGKTVRVAVIAKDAKADEAKAAGADIVGSDELVEDIQKGIMNFDVLIATPNLMGLVGKVGRILGPKGLMPNPKTGTVTMDVAQAVNNAKSGQVNFRVDKQGNIHAGLGKVSFSKEQLNDNISTLIKAVNRQKPAAAKGRYIKSAALSLTMSPSVLLETQELMDLR from the coding sequence ATGTCAAAAAAAACTACAAAAAGATTTGGTAAGCTACTTGAAAAAGTTGATACCACTAAAGCTTACTCTTTAGCAGAAGCTATCGATACTGTAAAATTACTAAAAAGCGCTAAATTTGACGAAACAGTCGAAATAGCATTAAAACTTAACGTCGATCCAAGACATGCAGATCAAATGGTTAGAGGCTCAGTTGTGCTTCCTGCGGGAACCGGCAAAACCGTTCGTGTAGCCGTTATAGCAAAAGATGCGAAAGCCGACGAAGCAAAAGCTGCTGGTGCCGATATAGTCGGTAGCGATGAACTTGTCGAGGATATCCAAAAAGGAATTATGAATTTCGACGTTCTTATTGCCACTCCAAATTTAATGGGCTTAGTCGGTAAAGTAGGACGAATTTTGGGACCAAAAGGTCTTATGCCAAACCCAAAAACAGGCACTGTTACTATGGATGTAGCTCAAGCGGTTAATAACGCAAAAAGCGGTCAAGTTAATTTCCGCGTAGATAAGCAAGGAAATATACACGCCGGTCTTGGCAAAGTTAGCTTTTCAAAAGAACAGTTAAACGATAATATTTCAACCCTTATTAAAGCAGTAAATAGACAAAAACCTGCGGCAGCAAAAGGTAGATATATTAAGAGCGCCGCTTTATCATTAACTATGAGCCCTTCTGTTCTACTTGAGACTCAAGAGCTTATGGATCTACGCTAA
- the rplK gene encoding 50S ribosomal protein L11 produces the protein MAKKVIGEIKLHIAAAKANPSPPVGPALGQQGVNIMEFCKAFNERTKDMAGFRVPVVITVYADRSFTFITKQPPATDLIKKAAGIEKGSDNPLKNKVAKLTKAQVLEIVEKKIADLNTKDREQAAKIIAGSARSIGITVVD, from the coding sequence ATGGCTAAAAAAGTTATAGGCGAAATTAAATTACACATTGCTGCTGCAAAAGCAAATCCAAGCCCTCCGGTAGGTCCGGCTCTTGGTCAGCAAGGCGTTAATATTATGGAATTTTGTAAAGCATTTAACGAAAGAACAAAAGATATGGCTGGCTTTAGGGTTCCGGTTGTTATCACTGTTTATGCAGATAGAAGCTTTACATTTATCACAAAACAACCGCCTGCTACGGATTTAATTAAAAAAGCTGCAGGCATTGAAAAAGGTTCGGATAATCCGTTAAAAAACAAAGTAGCTAAGCTTACAAAAGCTCAGGTGCTTGAAATAGTTGAGAAAAAAATTGCCGATTTAAATACTAAAGATAGAGAGCAAGCAGCTAAAATTATTGCCGGCTCGGCTCGTTCAATAGGGATTACGGTAGTAGACTAA
- the nusG gene encoding transcription termination/antitermination protein NusG, with amino-acid sequence MMAHKWYAIQTYAGSEMSVKRAIENLVRDNHIEEQLKEIIVPTEDVIEIKNGKKKINERSLYPGYAFAHLDLDTALWHKIQSLPKVGRFIGEAKKPTPLSEKDINLILEKVQKRAAPKPKIFFDNGENVRITEGPFANFTGIVEEYDMIHGKLRLNVSIFGRSTPVEILYSQVEKIV; translated from the coding sequence ATTATGGCACATAAATGGTATGCGATTCAAACTTATGCCGGTAGCGAAATGAGCGTAAAGAGAGCTATTGAAAATTTGGTTAGAGATAATCACATTGAAGAACAACTAAAAGAGATTATAGTTCCTACTGAAGATGTAATAGAAATCAAAAACGGTAAGAAAAAAATAAACGAAAGAAGTCTTTATCCAGGATATGCTTTTGCGCATCTTGATTTGGATACGGCTCTTTGGCACAAAATTCAGTCTCTTCCTAAGGTCGGTAGATTTATAGGTGAGGCAAAAAAACCTACGCCGTTAAGCGAAAAAGATATAAATTTAATTTTAGAAAAAGTTCAAAAGCGAGCTGCTCCTAAGCCAAAAATTTTCTTCGATAATGGAGAAAATGTTCGCATCACAGAAGGACCTTTCGCGAATTTTACCGGTATAGTAGAAGAGTACGATATGATACATGGAAAGCTAAGACTAAATGTTTCGATATTTGGCAGAAGTACTCCAGTTGAGATTTTATATTCACAAGTCGAGAAGATAGTATAA
- the secE gene encoding preprotein translocase subunit SecE has protein sequence MEKIVNYIKLSRAEIGKVIFPLKEQIRNAFITVFAVVAIVSLFLALVDAIMSFSLSKLI, from the coding sequence ATGGAAAAAATAGTAAATTATATAAAGCTTTCTCGCGCCGAGATTGGAAAGGTAATTTTTCCGCTCAAAGAGCAAATAAGAAATGCTTTTATAACAGTTTTTGCCGTAGTGGCTATTGTTTCGCTCTTTTTAGCTCTTGTTGATGCAATTATGTCTTTCTCTCTTTCAAAGCTGATTTAA
- the rpmG gene encoding 50S ribosomal protein L33 — translation MAKGNRIKVGLKCSESGDINYTTVKNSKTTTEKLELKKYCPRLKKHTVHKEVKLKS, via the coding sequence ATGGCAAAAGGTAATAGAATAAAAGTTGGTCTTAAATGTTCTGAATCAGGTGATATAAATTACACTACAGTAAAAAACAGCAAGACAACAACTGAAAAATTAGAACTAAAAAAATATTGCCCAAGATTAAAAAAACATACTGTTCATAAAGAAGTTAAGTTAAAGAGCTAA
- the tuf gene encoding elongation factor Tu, translated as MAKEKFSRNKPHVNIGTIGHVDHGKTTLTAAISAVLSRKGLAELKDYDNIDNAPEEKERGITIATSHIEYETENRHYAHVDCPGHADYVKNMITGAAQMDGAILVVSAADGPMPQTREHILLSRQVGVPYIVVFMNKADMVDDAELLELVEMEIRELLNEYDFPGDDTPIVAGSALQALNEAKAGTDGEWSAKVLELMARVDEYIPTPVRATDKDFLMPIEDVFSISGRGTVVTGRIEKGVVKVGDTIEIVGIRPTQTTTVTGVEMFRKEMDQGEAGDNVGVLLRGTKKEDVERGMVLCKPKSITPHTKFEGEVYILTKEEGGRHTPFFNNYRPQFYVRTTDVTGSITLPEGTEMVMPGDNLKITVELIAPVALEEGTRFAIREGGRTVGSGVVSKILA; from the coding sequence ATGGCAAAAGAAAAATTTTCACGTAACAAGCCACACGTAAACATCGGTACCATCGGTCACGTTGACCATGGTAAAACAACTTTGACAGCTGCAATTTCTGCTGTTCTTTCAAGAAAAGGTCTTGCTGAGTTAAAAGACTATGATAATATCGACAACGCTCCAGAGGAAAAAGAGCGCGGTATTACCATCGCTACTTCTCACATCGAGTACGAGACTGAAAATCGCCACTATGCTCACGTTGACTGCCCAGGCCACGCCGACTATGTTAAAAACATGATTACCGGTGCGGCTCAAATGGACGGTGCTATCCTAGTTGTTTCTGCTGCTGACGGCCCAATGCCTCAAACCAGAGAGCACATCTTGCTATCTCGCCAAGTAGGCGTTCCATATATCGTTGTTTTCATGAACAAAGCTGATATGGTTGACGATGCTGAGCTTCTTGAACTAGTTGAGATGGAAATTCGCGAGCTTCTAAACGAGTACGACTTCCCTGGTGACGATACTCCAATCGTAGCAGGCTCGGCTCTACAAGCTCTTAATGAGGCTAAGGCTGGAACAGACGGCGAATGGTCTGCAAAGGTTCTTGAGCTTATGGCTAGAGTTGATGAGTATATTCCAACTCCAGTACGCGCAACAGATAAAGATTTCTTGATGCCTATTGAGGACGTTTTCTCTATTTCTGGTCGCGGTACGGTTGTTACCGGTAGAATTGAAAAAGGTGTGGTAAAAGTCGGCGATACCATCGAAATCGTAGGTATTAGACCAACTCAAACTACTACAGTTACCGGCGTCGAGATGTTTAGAAAAGAAATGGACCAAGGTGAAGCAGGCGATAACGTAGGCGTTCTTCTAAGAGGCACAAAAAAAGAAGATGTTGAGCGCGGTATGGTTCTTTGCAAACCTAAATCAATTACTCCTCACACTAAATTTGAGGGCGAAGTTTATATTTTAACAAAAGAAGAAGGTGGACGCCACACTCCATTCTTTAATAACTATAGACCGCAATTCTATGTAAGAACGACTGATGTTACAGGTTCTATCACTCTTCCAGAAGGAACAGAGATGGTTATGCCTGGTGATAACCTAAAGATAACTGTTGAGCTTATTGCGCCAGTTGCTCTTGAAGAGGGAACTCGCTTTGCGATCCGCGAAGGCGGCAGAACGGTCGGTTCAGGCGTTGTTTCTAAGATTCTGGCATAA
- a CDS encoding response regulator transcription factor, whose translation MRILAYSGNVAVINEIKDKLAASEVTATQEKDIFLELAYSKDYDVVCVDIWDADKEARELLSTVEGIKILILSHEPKFNEGREFLHLGAKGYANARMLEVHFQDALEAIERGEVWLYPEFIQSMIQMMTKEILPSNSSNLLEKLTTKEKEIAQLVYKGLTNQEIAEILQITVRTVKAHVGTIFEKTGAKDRINLILLMQKME comes from the coding sequence ATGAGAATTTTGGCATATTCAGGAAATGTAGCCGTAATAAACGAGATAAAAGATAAGTTGGCTGCGAGCGAGGTAACAGCGACGCAGGAAAAAGATATTTTTTTAGAGCTTGCTTACAGCAAAGACTACGACGTAGTTTGCGTGGATATTTGGGATGCCGACAAAGAAGCAAGAGAGCTTTTGAGTACGGTGGAGGGTATTAAAATTTTGATACTTTCTCATGAGCCTAAATTTAACGAAGGTAGAGAGTTTTTGCACCTTGGTGCAAAGGGCTATGCAAACGCGCGTATGCTTGAGGTGCATTTTCAAGATGCGCTCGAAGCGATCGAAAGAGGCGAGGTTTGGCTCTATCCGGAATTTATCCAAAGCATGATACAAATGATGACAAAGGAAATTTTGCCTTCAAATTCGTCAAATTTGCTAGAAAAGCTAACAACTAAGGAAAAAGAGATAGCACAACTGGTCTATAAAGGGCTAACAAATCAAGAAATCGCTGAGATTTTACAAATAACCGTAAGGACGGTAAAAGCGCATGTAGGCACTATTTTTGAAAAAACAGGAGCGAAAGATAGGATAAATTTGATTTTATTGATGCAAAAAATGGAATAA
- a CDS encoding HlyD family type I secretion periplasmic adaptor subunit encodes MDKKNLEIQENIGQNLEASTQNIKKIIQSKNYDANDLRFMSSLSEAVLAKAPSGSRKILYIVAITVFWLVVWASFAQIDEITRGNGKIIPSGKNQIVQNLEGGIIEEIYVRAGDEVKKNQILLKIDDKSFSSVYGESKFRLNELQAKYLRLYAESNDEEFDAKETGDKDYDRFVGFEKSLYDTNKARLREQIGILEEQIKQRQSELRELESKIDQTQSSYNLLQKEKQITEPLFRKGLVSEVEYLQLQRRVNDLRGELSAAKLSIPRVQSTIKEVENKITEAKLAFQNSAKKEFNEVSAEISRLNESQVNLSDKVERTLVRSPVDGIVSKLMVNTVSGVIKPGMDIAEIVPVEDSLIAEVKVKPADVAFLRQGLKAMVKLTAYDFAIYGGLEGEVTQISADTETNEKTGESYYLVRITTEKNYLGSEDRPLRIKVGMIASADIITGKKTVLDYLLKPILKAKQNALRER; translated from the coding sequence ATGGATAAGAAAAATTTAGAAATACAAGAAAATATCGGGCAAAATTTAGAAGCTTCGACTCAAAATATAAAAAAGATCATTCAGTCTAAAAACTACGACGCAAACGATCTTCGTTTTATGTCAAGCCTATCGGAGGCGGTGTTGGCTAAGGCGCCGTCGGGATCTAGGAAAATTTTATACATCGTTGCTATAACCGTTTTTTGGCTCGTGGTTTGGGCGTCGTTTGCGCAGATAGACGAGATCACGCGCGGCAACGGCAAGATCATCCCGTCGGGCAAAAATCAGATCGTACAAAATTTGGAAGGCGGCATAATCGAGGAAATTTACGTTCGCGCGGGCGATGAAGTAAAGAAAAATCAAATTTTGCTAAAAATCGACGACAAGAGCTTTTCTAGCGTCTACGGCGAGTCCAAATTTAGACTAAACGAGCTTCAGGCAAAATACTTGCGCCTTTACGCCGAGTCAAACGACGAGGAATTTGATGCGAAAGAGACGGGAGATAAGGACTACGACCGATTCGTCGGATTTGAAAAGAGTCTTTACGATACGAACAAAGCAAGGCTAAGGGAGCAAATCGGCATCCTAGAGGAGCAAATAAAACAGCGCCAAAGCGAGCTAAGGGAGCTTGAGAGCAAGATCGACCAGACTCAAAGCAGCTATAATCTACTACAAAAAGAGAAGCAGATAACCGAGCCGTTATTTAGAAAAGGGCTTGTGAGCGAGGTTGAGTACTTGCAACTCCAAAGGCGCGTAAACGATCTAAGGGGCGAGCTAAGCGCGGCGAAACTCTCTATCCCTAGAGTGCAGTCTACGATAAAAGAGGTAGAAAATAAAATAACCGAAGCCAAGCTTGCCTTTCAAAATAGCGCAAAGAAAGAATTTAACGAAGTTTCGGCTGAAATTTCTAGGCTAAACGAAAGCCAGGTAAATTTAAGCGACAAAGTAGAAAGGACGCTCGTGCGCTCGCCGGTGGACGGCATAGTAAGCAAGCTGATGGTAAATACCGTCTCTGGCGTCATAAAGCCGGGCATGGACATCGCCGAGATCGTCCCCGTCGAGGATAGCTTGATAGCCGAGGTAAAGGTAAAGCCTGCGGACGTGGCGTTTTTGCGCCAAGGACTAAAAGCGATGGTTAAGCTTACCGCTTACGACTTTGCGATATACGGCGGACTAGAGGGCGAAGTGACGCAAATCTCAGCCGATACGGAAACAAACGAAAAAACTGGCGAGAGCTACTATCTAGTCAGGATAACGACCGAAAAAAATTACCTAGGAAGCGAAGATAGACCGCTTCGCATCAAGGTGGGCATGATAGCTAGCGCCGACATTATAACCGGTAAGAAAACGGTGCTTGATTATTTATTAAAACCGATATTAAAAGCTAAACAAAACGCTTTGAGAGAACGATAG
- a CDS encoding type I secretion system permease/ATPase, producing the protein MQEKKNDELLDCLVIFTKLHNNPYTADALVAGLPTNENEDIELFSLSGSKSLFTRAAARAGFVSSLVNKRVEDISPLVLPCILLLRGKKACILESFEGKTHAKIITPDMPNGSNLIEIEKLKEEYLGYSYLLKREFIPEDNKPNLIDTKTSHWFWGTLKRSRKIYIDVIVASIVINLFVLASPLFTMNVYDRVVPNNAVETLWVLALGVGVVYLIDLFLKFIRTYFLDVAGKKSDIIMSSLLFERVMDIKLSVKPKSVGSFANNLREFDTVRNFFTSSTLAVLIDLPFAILFLLITYFIASYLVVVPLFFMAAVLCYTLFIKNPLQTSIKSTFEASAKKNGILIETLNGLETIKTMGATGNVQWNWEEATGEIANKSIKSKLISASINTVTSFFVQLNTVGIIVFGVYMIQDTKLTMGGLIAAVMLSSRAIAPMGQFASLLANYEQTKTAYESLKKIMEMPVERPEGKKFVRRNTFNGKIEFKNVCFTYPESTKASLDRVNFTINAGEKVGIIGRNGSGKTTIEKLILGLYSPTEGSILIDGIDINQIDPADLRRNIGYVPQDVVLFKGTVRGNIVYKAPHVDDMQIIRAAKVSGVDEYVDAHPLGFDMPVHERGEGISGGQRQAIAVARAFLLDSPIILLDEPTNSLDSSVENKLKNNLKFNTKDKTMLLITHKTSLLELVDRLIVVDNGKILLDGPRDEILAKLGGK; encoded by the coding sequence ATGCAAGAAAAGAAAAACGACGAACTGCTTGATTGTTTGGTGATATTTACCAAGCTGCACAACAACCCATATACCGCCGATGCGCTAGTGGCCGGGCTACCGACTAACGAAAACGAAGATATCGAGCTTTTTTCGCTTAGCGGCTCGAAATCTCTTTTTACCAGAGCGGCGGCTAGGGCAGGGTTTGTTTCAAGTTTGGTAAATAAACGAGTCGAGGATATCTCGCCCTTGGTGCTGCCTTGTATCCTGCTTTTACGCGGGAAAAAGGCTTGTATATTAGAGAGTTTTGAGGGCAAAACGCACGCTAAAATCATAACTCCCGATATGCCAAACGGCTCAAATTTGATAGAAATCGAAAAGCTAAAAGAGGAGTATCTGGGCTATAGCTACCTGCTAAAGCGCGAATTTATCCCCGAGGATAATAAGCCAAATTTGATAGACACCAAAACTAGCCACTGGTTTTGGGGTACGCTAAAGCGCTCGAGGAAAATTTACATCGACGTTATCGTAGCTAGTATAGTGATAAATTTGTTTGTTTTAGCCAGCCCGCTTTTTACGATGAACGTTTACGACCGAGTCGTACCAAATAACGCCGTAGAGACGCTTTGGGTACTAGCTCTTGGCGTGGGCGTGGTTTATCTTATCGATCTGTTTTTAAAATTTATACGCACGTATTTTCTAGACGTCGCGGGCAAGAAAAGCGACATCATCATGAGCTCGTTGCTTTTTGAGCGCGTGATGGATATAAAGCTCTCCGTTAAGCCAAAATCGGTTGGCTCGTTTGCTAATAACCTGCGCGAATTTGACACGGTTAGAAATTTTTTCACTTCAAGCACTTTGGCTGTTCTCATCGACCTTCCGTTTGCGATTCTGTTTTTGCTGATTACTTATTTTATCGCGAGCTACTTGGTAGTCGTGCCGCTGTTTTTTATGGCAGCCGTGCTTTGCTACACGCTTTTTATCAAAAATCCGCTCCAAACCAGCATAAAAAGTACTTTTGAGGCTAGCGCGAAGAAAAACGGAATTTTGATCGAGACGCTAAACGGTCTTGAGACGATAAAAACCATGGGCGCGACCGGAAACGTACAGTGGAACTGGGAAGAGGCTACCGGCGAGATAGCAAATAAAAGCATAAAATCAAAGCTGATCTCGGCGTCGATAAATACGGTTACGTCGTTTTTCGTGCAGTTAAATACGGTCGGCATCATCGTCTTTGGTGTATATATGATACAAGACACCAAGCTCACGATGGGCGGACTCATCGCGGCCGTGATGCTTAGCTCGCGCGCTATCGCTCCTATGGGGCAGTTTGCGAGCCTGCTGGCAAACTACGAACAGACGAAAACCGCCTACGAGAGCCTAAAAAAGATAATGGAGATGCCTGTCGAGCGTCCAGAGGGTAAAAAATTCGTTCGCCGAAATACCTTTAACGGCAAGATCGAGTTTAAAAACGTATGCTTTACCTATCCGGAAAGCACCAAAGCCTCGCTAGATAGGGTAAATTTTACTATAAACGCAGGCGAAAAGGTGGGCATCATCGGCAGAAACGGCTCTGGGAAAACCACTATTGAAAAGCTTATTTTGGGACTTTATTCGCCGACTGAGGGCTCGATCCTGATAGACGGCATCGATATAAATCAAATCGACCCGGCCGACTTGCGCCGAAATATCGGCTACGTCCCGCAAGACGTGGTTTTGTTTAAAGGCACGGTAAGAGGCAACATCGTCTACAAAGCCCCGCACGTCGATGATATGCAGATTATACGCGCGGCAAAGGTTAGCGGCGTAGACGAATACGTAGACGCGCATCCGCTAGGCTTTGATATGCCGGTGCATGAGCGCGGCGAGGGTATAAGCGGCGGACAGCGCCAAGCTATCGCCGTAGCGCGCGCCTTTTTGTTAGATAGTCCGATTATATTGCTCGACGAGCCGACCAATTCTCTTGATAGCAGCGTGGAAAATAAGCTAAAAAACAATCTCAAATTTAACACGAAAGATAAAACTATGCTGCTTATAACGCACAAAACGTCTCTGCTCGAGCTAGTAGATAGACTCATCGTCGTCGATAACGGCAAGATACTGCTAGACGGGCCGAGAGATGAAATTTTAGCTAAGCTTGGCGGAAAGTAG
- a CDS encoding LapD/MoxY N-terminal periplasmic domain-containing protein, producing the protein MTLLKQIMLAIISFMLVIFVAVGILNFTTTNDYISAQLGTNAKHTANSLGLAIASVANPNDLSGIETMINSVFDSGYYSMIKLAGVDGETLIENSQPLVVNSVPEWFVKNVKLEAPVAQSEIMLGWSKFGTIYVQSNTGIAYYELYNIVKKVFFVLFVMSLSALLISYFGVKIIFIPLKKVQKQAEAILQNSFILQEKIPFTLDIRQVVLAMNVMITRVKDVFEQSAKTLSKYEELLYKDEETVLFNRRYLQNNFKDYISSEEYSSGAASMITCKDLRDLKQEIGFNAQQKLIKTIASVISQNAIGMLRARLNDDDFMIVAANLTTQNVKAITDKILLTIQEEFIKFNVDMDKHPVFAAIVPYGPKTPLKDVLITADITLARAKEGSNFSSLIYKSDKEIMLGKEEYKELIETSLKNGMFKFAGQKVASNFAEIAHCELFIRLVDGEGRWQTASYFMPMVNELKMAVDIDLYVLNKFADMLRDGKLKTMQYALNLGKDILNSTQHFTELENALKKIRRYAPAKIFIEIPNKDDIDVAVLDGLHQRLRALGFGFGLDHFGFDAKSIERLNAVSPDYVKIPVANLIDFLGERTSEQRSSFEAMMRSKGVKIIAMGVENEEQEKRLHTLEIDYLQGIFISQIENIG; encoded by the coding sequence ATGACGCTTTTAAAACAAATAATGCTGGCGATAATTTCCTTTATGTTGGTTATTTTCGTAGCCGTCGGGATTTTAAATTTTACGACGACGAACGACTATATCTCCGCTCAGCTAGGCACTAACGCCAAGCATACGGCAAATTCGCTAGGTCTTGCCATAGCGTCGGTAGCAAATCCAAATGATTTATCCGGCATTGAAACGATGATAAATTCGGTATTTGACAGCGGATACTACTCGATGATAAAGCTAGCCGGAGTAGATGGCGAGACGCTGATAGAAAACTCGCAGCCTCTAGTGGTAAATAGCGTTCCCGAGTGGTTCGTAAAAAACGTAAAACTAGAAGCTCCGGTGGCGCAAAGCGAGATAATGCTCGGCTGGAGTAAATTCGGCACTATTTACGTACAAAGCAACACCGGTATCGCTTATTACGAGCTTTACAACATAGTTAAAAAGGTATTTTTCGTGCTTTTCGTGATGTCGCTATCGGCTCTGCTTATTAGTTATTTTGGCGTAAAGATAATTTTTATCCCGCTCAAAAAGGTTCAAAAGCAAGCCGAGGCCATACTGCAAAACAGTTTTATTTTACAGGAAAAAATTCCTTTTACGCTAGATATTAGGCAGGTCGTCCTTGCGATGAACGTGATGATAACGCGCGTTAAGGACGTGTTTGAGCAAAGCGCCAAGACGCTAAGCAAATACGAAGAGCTACTTTATAAAGACGAAGAAACCGTACTTTTTAACAGAAGGTATTTACAAAATAACTTTAAAGATTATATCTCGAGCGAGGAGTATTCAAGCGGCGCCGCATCGATGATAACTTGCAAAGATTTGCGAGATCTAAAACAAGAGATCGGCTTTAACGCGCAGCAAAAGCTTATAAAAACTATCGCGTCAGTAATATCCCAAAATGCCATAGGTATGCTGCGAGCTAGGCTAAACGACGATGACTTTATGATCGTAGCCGCAAATTTAACGACGCAAAACGTCAAAGCCATAACCGATAAAATTTTACTAACGATACAAGAAGAATTTATCAAATTTAACGTAGATATGGACAAGCACCCGGTCTTTGCCGCGATCGTGCCTTACGGACCGAAAACTCCGCTAAAAGACGTGCTCATAACGGCCGACATCACGCTAGCAAGAGCTAAAGAGGGCTCAAATTTCTCCTCCCTGATCTATAAGAGCGACAAAGAGATCATGCTAGGAAAAGAGGAGTATAAAGAGCTCATCGAAACCTCTCTTAAAAACGGTATGTTTAAATTTGCGGGACAAAAAGTGGCGTCAAATTTTGCTGAAATAGCGCACTGCGAGCTGTTTATCAGACTCGTCGACGGCGAGGGTAGATGGCAGACGGCGAGCTACTTTATGCCGATGGTAAACGAGCTAAAGATGGCGGTGGATATCGACCTTTACGTTTTAAACAAATTTGCCGATATGCTAAGAGACGGCAAGCTTAAAACTATGCAATATGCGCTAAATTTGGGCAAGGATATCTTAAACTCTACTCAGCACTTTACCGAGCTTGAAAATGCGCTCAAAAAGATAAGACGATATGCGCCTGCTAAAATTTTTATCGAGATCCCGAACAAAGACGACATAGACGTGGCGGTTCTTGACGGACTTCACCAGAGATTGCGCGCGCTCGGTTTTGGCTTTGGACTAGATCACTTCGGATTTGACGCGAAAAGTATCGAAAGGCTCAATGCCGTTAGCCCTGATTACGTCAAAATCCCGGTGGCAAATTTGATAGACTTTTTGGGTGAGAGAACGTCGGAGCAAAGAAGCTCGTTTGAAGCGATGATGAGAAGCAAGGGCGTAAAAATCATAGCTATGGGCGTAGAAAACGAAGAGCAAGAAAAGAGACTGCATACCCTAGAAATCGACTATTTGCAGGGAATTTTCATATCTCAAATAGAAAATATCGGATAA